One stretch of Kiritimatiellaceae bacterium DNA includes these proteins:
- the can gene encoding carbonate dehydratase → MRILNELFENNRNWARSIVEKDPEFFKKLSNQQAPQYLWIGCSDSRVPANEIIGLAPGEVFVHRNIANMVIHTDMNCLSVIQYAVDFLKVKHIIVCGHYGCGGVEGAMDNRPQGLVDNWLRHIRDIYQKYELTLDRITDKKRRSDKLCELNVIEQVSNVCHTTIVQDVWRRGQELAVHGWVYGLDNGLLRDLHVCVRGADELSSIYRMAVDEELDEKE, encoded by the coding sequence ATGCGCATATTGAACGAACTGTTTGAAAACAACCGGAACTGGGCGCGGAGCATTGTCGAAAAAGATCCGGAGTTTTTTAAAAAACTCTCGAACCAGCAGGCGCCGCAATATCTTTGGATCGGTTGTTCCGACAGCCGTGTGCCAGCCAACGAAATCATCGGTCTGGCGCCTGGCGAAGTATTTGTACACCGCAACATCGCCAACATGGTGATTCATACCGACATGAATTGCCTCTCCGTCATTCAGTACGCCGTCGATTTTCTGAAGGTGAAACACATCATCGTTTGCGGACACTACGGTTGCGGCGGCGTGGAAGGCGCGATGGACAACCGTCCGCAGGGCTTGGTGGATAACTGGCTGCGGCACATTCGCGACATTTACCAGAAGTATGAACTGACGCTCGACCGCATCACGGACAAGAAGCGCCGCAGTGATAAACTCTGCGAGCTGAACGTGATTGAGCAGGTTTCCAACGTCTGCCACACCACGATTGTGCAAGATGTCTGGCGGCGCGGACAGGAACTGGCGGTTCACGGCTGGGTTTACGGTCTGGACAACGGACTGCTGCGCGACCTGCACGTCTGTGTGCGCGGCGCCGACGAACTTTCTTCAATCTATCGCATGGCTGTTGATGAAGAACTCGATGAAAAAGAATAA
- a CDS encoding 4-hydroxy-tetrahydrodipicolinate reductase: MSIKVVIQGAAGRMGKTLIRCIQEQKVAGLELAGAIDLWDVPDIGKDAGLAAGTKETGVKITTDLAAVAPGADVIIDFTSHFGTAGNAERIAGWKTAWVIGTTGLGDAELAEVNAAAKKVPVVMAGNMSLGINLLCNLVKEAAKALHAKGYDIEVIERHHNQKKDAPSGTALMLGKAAADGAGLDLKKSQVDGRTGLPGARTKDEIGFHAVRGGDIVGDHTVLLAGTGEMIELSHRATSRETFAVGALNAAAWVVQQKPGLYSMKNVLGL; this comes from the coding sequence ATGAGCATAAAAGTTGTTATTCAGGGCGCGGCGGGCCGCATGGGCAAAACGCTGATCCGCTGTATTCAGGAACAGAAAGTCGCCGGTCTCGAACTGGCGGGCGCGATTGACCTCTGGGACGTTCCGGACATTGGAAAAGATGCCGGACTGGCCGCAGGCACCAAAGAAACAGGTGTTAAAATCACCACTGATCTCGCCGCCGTCGCTCCGGGCGCGGATGTCATTATTGATTTTACCTCTCACTTCGGAACCGCTGGCAATGCCGAACGGATTGCCGGATGGAAGACCGCCTGGGTGATCGGCACGACCGGCCTCGGCGATGCCGAGCTGGCGGAAGTGAATGCCGCCGCGAAAAAAGTTCCGGTGGTGATGGCAGGCAATATGAGCCTCGGCATCAACCTGCTCTGCAACCTCGTCAAGGAAGCGGCCAAAGCGCTTCACGCCAAAGGTTACGATATCGAAGTTATTGAGCGGCACCACAACCAGAAGAAGGACGCCCCGAGCGGTACAGCGCTGATGCTCGGCAAAGCCGCCGCCGACGGCGCGGGCCTTGATTTGAAAAAATCGCAGGTTGATGGCCGCACCGGATTGCCCGGCGCGCGGACAAAAGACGAAATCGGATTTCATGCGGTGCGCGGCGGCGACATTGTCGGCGACCATACCGTGTTGCTGGCCGGAACCGGCGAAATGATCGAGCTTTCACACCGCGCCACCAGCCGCGAAACCTTCGCCGTCGGCGCGCTCAACGCCGCCGCGTGGGTTGTTCAGCAAAAGCCCGGTCTTTACAGCATGAAGAATGTGCTGGGGCTTTAA
- a CDS encoding phosphoglycerate kinase, translating to MKKMTIRDVDVKGHRVLMRVDFNVPVKDGVVGDVTRITAALPTIKYVLEKGGSLVLMSHLGRPKGKGYEAEFSLKPVAAKLEELLGKPVKFGTDCVGAETIAQAKALKAGEIMVVENTRFYKEEEGKAKLADDATDEQKKAAKAEMKAKQKELAKKLAELGDGEIYCNDAFGSAHRAHASTAVVCQFYKKNVAGFLMEKEIDYLGKALEAPEKPFVAIIGGAKISGKIDVVTSLMSKCDAILIGGGMAYTFYKAQGFKVGKSLVEDDRVEMAKDILAQAKAKGVKLMLPVDNIAADKFGADANTKVVGENIDDGWMALDVGPKTIALYCAEIAKAKTVVWNGPMGCFEMAPFAKGTFAVCQAVADSDSVSIIGGGDSVSAVNLSGLADKMTHISTGGGASLEFLEGKQLPGVTALTDK from the coding sequence ATGAAGAAAATGACGATTCGCGATGTGGACGTAAAGGGCCATCGGGTTCTGATGCGTGTGGATTTTAATGTGCCGGTCAAAGACGGCGTCGTAGGCGATGTGACTCGTATCACCGCCGCGCTACCGACGATCAAATATGTGCTCGAAAAGGGCGGTTCGCTCGTGCTGATGAGCCACCTCGGTCGTCCGAAGGGCAAAGGCTACGAAGCCGAATTCAGTCTCAAGCCGGTTGCTGCCAAGCTGGAAGAGCTGCTCGGCAAGCCGGTCAAATTCGGTACCGATTGCGTCGGCGCGGAAACCATCGCTCAGGCCAAGGCGCTCAAGGCTGGCGAAATCATGGTGGTAGAAAACACCCGTTTCTATAAGGAAGAGGAAGGCAAAGCCAAGCTGGCCGACGACGCCACCGACGAGCAGAAGAAAGCCGCTAAGGCCGAAATGAAAGCTAAGCAGAAAGAGCTCGCCAAAAAACTCGCCGAACTCGGCGACGGCGAAATCTACTGCAACGACGCTTTTGGTTCCGCGCACCGCGCCCACGCTTCCACCGCTGTAGTCTGTCAGTTCTACAAAAAGAACGTCGCCGGCTTCTTGATGGAGAAGGAAATTGATTACCTCGGCAAAGCGCTCGAAGCTCCGGAAAAACCGTTCGTCGCCATCATCGGCGGCGCAAAAATCTCCGGCAAGATCGACGTCGTCACTAGCCTGATGAGCAAATGCGACGCGATTCTGATCGGCGGCGGCATGGCTTATACTTTCTACAAAGCGCAAGGCTTCAAGGTCGGCAAATCGTTGGTTGAAGATGACCGCGTCGAAATGGCCAAAGACATTCTCGCTCAGGCCAAAGCCAAAGGCGTGAAGCTGATGCTGCCGGTTGATAACATCGCGGCTGACAAGTTCGGTGCCGACGCCAACACCAAAGTGGTTGGCGAAAACATTGACGACGGCTGGATGGCTCTGGATGTCGGCCCGAAGACCATCGCGCTTTATTGCGCGGAAATCGCCAAGGCCAAAACCGTGGTCTGGAATGGTCCGATGGGCTGCTTTGAAATGGCCCCGTTCGCCAAAGGCACCTTTGCGGTTTGCCAGGCGGTGGCCGATTCTGACAGTGTCAGCATCATCGGTGGCGGCGACAGCGTGAGCGCGGTCAACCTGAGCGGTTTGGCCGACAAGATGACCCATATCAGCACCGGCGGCGGAGCGAGTCTCGAGTTTCTCGAAGGTAAACAGCTTCCCGGCGTTACCGCTCTGACTGACAAGTAA
- a CDS encoding triose-phosphate isomerase — MRKKIIAGNWKMNKTIADALTLVKGIQAELNGCKDVEVVVCPPFTALKSVSDALANSQIKLGCQNMSSEDDGAYTGEISHTMLHELSVKYVILGHSERREYYKETDFWVNKKVKKALDKNLRPIVCVGEKLADREAGNTEKVVEAQVRGSLADITAEQFENVVVAYEPVWAIGTGKTATSEQAQEVHAFIRGIIRDMVGEKAAKGLRIQYGGSMKASNAKELLSQPDIDGGLIGGAALDARSFIDIVKAGM; from the coding sequence ATGAGAAAGAAAATTATTGCTGGCAACTGGAAGATGAATAAGACGATTGCCGATGCGCTGACGCTGGTTAAAGGAATTCAGGCTGAACTGAACGGTTGCAAGGATGTTGAAGTGGTGGTCTGCCCGCCGTTCACCGCGCTTAAGTCCGTCAGCGACGCGCTGGCCAACAGCCAGATCAAGCTGGGCTGTCAGAACATGAGCTCGGAAGACGACGGCGCTTATACCGGCGAAATTTCCCACACCATGCTTCACGAGTTGTCGGTCAAATACGTTATTCTCGGCCACAGCGAACGCCGTGAGTATTACAAGGAAACCGATTTCTGGGTGAACAAGAAGGTCAAAAAGGCGCTCGATAAAAATCTGCGTCCGATCGTTTGTGTCGGCGAAAAGCTCGCCGACCGCGAAGCCGGAAACACCGAAAAAGTGGTCGAAGCACAGGTGCGCGGCAGTTTGGCTGATATCACCGCTGAGCAGTTTGAAAACGTTGTTGTCGCCTACGAACCCGTTTGGGCGATCGGCACCGGCAAAACCGCGACCAGCGAACAGGCTCAGGAAGTACACGCCTTCATTCGCGGTATCATCCGCGACATGGTTGGCGAAAAAGCGGCCAAGGGTTTGCGTATCCAGTACGGCGGAAGCATGAAGGCTTCCAATGCCAAAGAACTGCTTTCTCAGCCGGACATTGACGGTGGACTGATTGGTGGCGCGGCACTTGACGCCCGGTCCTTCATTGATATCGTCAAAGCGGGAATGTAA
- the secG gene encoding preprotein translocase subunit SecG: MAIIRTLLIVLEAACSLSLIGLILLQKSKDGGLGLAFGSGGNDSLFGARAGNVLTKATVGIGIVFLVNTLILGMLFAGSASKSLMDNASIAQPIPMAQPSAPQFPVEMPAAPAQ; the protein is encoded by the coding sequence ATGGCTATTATTCGTACATTGCTCATCGTTCTTGAAGCCGCATGCAGTCTGTCGCTGATCGGTTTAATCCTGTTGCAGAAATCCAAAGACGGCGGTCTCGGCCTCGCTTTCGGATCGGGCGGTAACGACTCACTTTTTGGCGCGCGTGCCGGCAATGTTCTCACTAAGGCCACCGTTGGTATCGGAATCGTTTTCCTCGTGAACACGCTGATTCTCGGTATGCTTTTTGCCGGTAGCGCCAGTAAGTCGCTCATGGACAATGCTTCAATTGCACAGCCGATTCCTATGGCTCAACCGTCCGCGCCTCAGTTTCCGGTAGAAATGCCAGCGGCTCCTGCGCAGTAA
- a CDS encoding ABC transporter permease: MLRYIGKRILQMIPTVFGVIMITFVLFNMVGGSPAQQVLGPHAQADTLEQFDEQRGFNKPLFIGARTTTRAYADSDFTRTAGDWQKQNGVIWTNGIIILPAGGEYALPLKFSLRTDCEYELEIEGRSAGFPMFGDEQLKLPKDWKKIELRFQARPALSDAKGEVEWGKIIPGNAPIEIHSIKLRRIMSNPFDSQFVFYLNQLAHLDFGISGSSNQRVSKLLLDGIGPSLMLAVPIFFAGLIAAVMLSLFCAFWRDTWVDRFFIVFSVALMSVNYLVWIVGGQYLLGFKLGWFPVWGFEGLRYLILPVLIGVFSGLGAELRFYRTIMLDEAHRDYVRTARAKGVGRSGVLFKHVLKNAMIPIITNTVIAIPFLYTGNLLLESFFGIPGLGYLGINAINSSDVDVVRAIVLVGAIIFVIANLLTDICYALVDPRVKLK; encoded by the coding sequence ATGCTTCGTTACATCGGCAAGCGAATCCTCCAGATGATCCCGACGGTGTTCGGCGTCATCATGATTACGTTTGTTCTGTTTAACATGGTCGGCGGCAGTCCGGCTCAACAGGTGCTCGGTCCGCACGCGCAGGCCGACACACTCGAACAGTTTGATGAGCAGCGCGGCTTCAACAAGCCGCTGTTTATCGGAGCTCGCACAACGACCCGCGCCTACGCCGACTCTGATTTCACTCGCACCGCTGGTGACTGGCAAAAGCAGAATGGTGTTATCTGGACGAACGGCATAATCATTCTCCCGGCAGGCGGCGAATATGCTTTGCCGCTAAAATTTTCACTGCGCACCGACTGCGAATATGAGCTGGAAATTGAAGGCCGTTCCGCTGGATTCCCGATGTTCGGCGACGAACAGCTTAAACTCCCGAAAGACTGGAAAAAAATCGAACTGCGGTTTCAGGCAAGGCCCGCCCTGAGCGACGCCAAAGGCGAAGTCGAATGGGGAAAGATCATTCCCGGTAATGCTCCGATCGAAATTCATTCCATTAAATTGCGCCGCATCATGAGCAACCCATTTGATTCGCAGTTCGTGTTTTATCTGAACCAGCTCGCGCATCTTGATTTCGGTATTTCGGGCAGTAGCAATCAGCGCGTTTCCAAGCTGTTGCTCGACGGCATCGGCCCCTCGCTGATGCTCGCCGTGCCGATTTTTTTCGCCGGACTGATTGCTGCGGTCATGCTTTCGCTCTTCTGTGCCTTTTGGCGCGACACATGGGTAGATCGCTTTTTCATCGTCTTTTCTGTCGCGTTAATGAGCGTCAACTATCTGGTTTGGATTGTCGGCGGGCAATATTTACTTGGCTTTAAACTCGGCTGGTTTCCAGTTTGGGGTTTTGAAGGGTTGCGCTATCTGATTCTGCCGGTGCTGATCGGCGTCTTCAGCGGCCTCGGAGCTGAGTTGCGCTTCTATCGCACCATCATGCTTGACGAAGCACACCGCGACTATGTCCGTACCGCACGGGCCAAAGGGGTTGGGCGTAGCGGAGTGCTGTTTAAACATGTTTTGAAAAACGCGATGATCCCCATCATTACCAACACCGTTATCGCTATCCCGTTCCTTTACACCGGCAATCTTCTCCTCGAAAGTTTCTTCGGCATTCCCGGCCTCGGCTATCTCGGCATCAACGCCATCAATTCATCTGACGTCGATGTGGTTCGCGCCATCGTGCTGGTTGGCGCCATTATATTTGTGATCGCCAACCTCCTGACCGACATCTGCTATGCGCTGGTTGACCCGCGGGTAAAATTGAAATGA
- a CDS encoding ABC transporter permease, protein MSEKGNSLWSDAWRRLKKNRLAMACLGIITVYTVLAIYGEVVFRYYQAKDQTAFYQKTDLNQAYQPPSSGHWMGTDALGRDVMQRLIQGTRIAYKVGIITALIAIPIGVFFGCLAGYFGGRVDSFVVWLYSTVASMPGLLFILAIAMVVGKGLLGIYLGIGLTTWVGLCRLIRGEVIKHKEQAYVMAAKALGLSWPRILFRHILPNVFHVIIVTFTLRFPAAVSTEVFMSFLGIGVVSEPSWGVMINSARMRLWQGVWWEMTFVTLAIFGLVLAFNLLGDALRDALDPRLRTEGN, encoded by the coding sequence ATGAGCGAAAAAGGAAACAGTTTGTGGAGCGATGCCTGGCGGCGGTTGAAGAAAAACCGTCTGGCGATGGCTTGTCTCGGCATTATCACGGTTTACACCGTGCTGGCGATCTACGGCGAAGTAGTTTTTCGCTACTATCAGGCAAAAGATCAAACGGCGTTTTATCAGAAGACCGATTTGAATCAGGCCTATCAGCCACCGTCTTCCGGCCATTGGATGGGCACCGACGCACTCGGTCGCGACGTGATGCAGCGGCTGATTCAGGGAACACGCATCGCCTACAAGGTCGGCATCATCACCGCACTCATCGCGATTCCCATTGGCGTTTTCTTCGGCTGTCTTGCCGGCTACTTCGGCGGTCGGGTGGACAGCTTTGTTGTCTGGCTTTATTCAACGGTCGCTTCCATGCCGGGCCTCTTGTTTATTCTCGCCATCGCCATGGTGGTTGGAAAAGGACTGCTCGGTATTTATCTCGGCATTGGACTCACCACCTGGGTCGGATTATGCCGTTTGATTCGCGGCGAAGTAATTAAGCACAAAGAGCAGGCTTATGTGATGGCGGCCAAAGCGCTTGGGCTGAGCTGGCCGCGGATTCTGTTCCGCCACATTCTGCCGAACGTTTTCCACGTCATCATCGTCACCTTCACGTTGCGCTTCCCGGCGGCGGTCAGCACGGAAGTGTTCATGAGCTTTCTCGGCATTGGCGTCGTCAGCGAACCGTCATGGGGAGTGATGATTAACAGCGCTCGGATGCGGCTCTGGCAAGGCGTCTGGTGGGAAATGACTTTCGTCACGCTGGCCATCTTCGGCCTTGTTCTCGCCTTCAATCTACTCGGCGATGCTTTGCGTGATGCTCTCGACCCGCGGCTCCGCACTGAGGGCAATTGA
- a CDS encoding OmpA family protein, whose protein sequence is MKWMKSVLSVTVLSLCVVATGCRSPKVPLTPTQQGAVAGGAAGAAVGAVWAHNAINGSLTSWEGAGYGAVAGAAGGALIGDALDEYAGDNAAGMKDKEAQINDLQRQLADAEAKLRGQPGMENVQVEAVNGQIRFTILNEVLFEAGKADLKVSSKTTLDSVLNVISADFADRDITIEGHTDSDPIQKSKWKDNWELSYNRSMSVLYYLMNEKQIPAERLKAVACGDAQPVVPNDSAANKRLNRRAVIVVMPAKNSIVVEKK, encoded by the coding sequence ATGAAGTGGATGAAAAGTGTTTTGTCCGTTACCGTTCTTTCCTTGTGTGTAGTTGCTACAGGTTGCCGCTCGCCCAAAGTACCATTGACCCCCACACAGCAGGGTGCTGTCGCTGGTGGTGCAGCTGGTGCAGCCGTCGGTGCCGTCTGGGCGCATAATGCCATCAATGGCTCCCTGACCTCTTGGGAAGGTGCCGGATACGGTGCCGTGGCCGGTGCTGCTGGCGGTGCTCTCATCGGCGACGCACTCGACGAATATGCAGGCGATAATGCTGCCGGCATGAAAGACAAAGAAGCTCAGATCAATGATCTTCAACGTCAGCTCGCAGATGCCGAAGCCAAACTCCGCGGTCAGCCCGGCATGGAAAATGTGCAGGTTGAAGCCGTTAACGGTCAGATTCGTTTCACCATTCTGAACGAAGTTCTTTTCGAAGCTGGCAAGGCCGACCTGAAAGTCAGCAGCAAAACCACGCTCGACAGCGTGCTGAACGTCATCTCTGCTGATTTCGCCGACCGCGATATCACCATTGAAGGCCACACGGACAGCGACCCGATTCAGAAGTCGAAATGGAAAGACAACTGGGAACTCTCTTACAACCGCAGCATGTCCGTTCTCTACTATCTGATGAACGAAAAACAGATTCCTGCAGAACGCCTCAAAGCGGTTGCCTGCGGCGATGCTCAGCCGGTTGTTCCGAACGATAGCGCTGCCAACAAACGCCTGAACCGCCGCGCGGTTATCGTTGTCATGCCTGCTAAGAACTCGATCGTTGTAGAAAAGAAATAA
- a CDS encoding site-2 protease family protein → MFIQQALTDPFLYFGWIIFVVFSICCHEYAHAATALRFGDDTAARNGHLTLNPLVQMGLQSLIMLALFGLAWGAVPVNPVAVRSASKRALIALSGPLTNLLLCLIFSLLMVIADTAGNPSAVHFLLIGGAVNGMLFVFNILPVPALDGFAVVSAFHPAFDRFAQKHATAIFLIFLLLLWNSPLGSFIFAAGYALEGIFVAFFHSLAALIV, encoded by the coding sequence ATGTTCATTCAACAGGCGCTGACCGATCCGTTCCTTTACTTCGGCTGGATTATCTTCGTGGTGTTTTCCATCTGCTGTCACGAATACGCCCACGCCGCCACTGCACTGCGCTTCGGCGACGACACGGCCGCACGCAACGGACACCTGACGTTAAATCCGCTGGTGCAAATGGGATTGCAGTCGCTAATTATGCTCGCGCTCTTCGGCCTCGCCTGGGGCGCTGTTCCGGTCAATCCGGTCGCGGTGCGCAGTGCATCCAAACGGGCGCTGATTGCCTTGTCCGGCCCGCTGACAAACCTGTTGCTCTGCCTGATCTTTTCGCTCCTGATGGTAATCGCCGACACCGCTGGCAATCCCAGCGCCGTGCATTTCCTGCTCATCGGCGGCGCGGTTAACGGCATGTTATTTGTCTTCAATATCCTGCCGGTGCCGGCACTCGACGGCTTCGCCGTCGTCTCCGCCTTTCATCCGGCATTCGATCGGTTCGCGCAGAAACACGCCACTGCAATTTTCCTGATCTTCCTCCTGCTACTATGGAACTCTCCGCTCGGCTCCTTCATCTTCGCCGCCGGCTACGCTCTCGAAGGCATCTTCGTCGCCTTCTTTCACAGCCTCGCCGCGCTGATTGTTTGA
- a CDS encoding HlyC/CorC family transporter: MNEINFNHLAGSIAALLLAALWAVLFAAFRETGNAGISRLAEKKPQAEKALESWSGRWNLLRTTLRFCLTLCEITAIYFAFHTFKLSLAVEWIGLMLVMTPLYLIFIRVIPFVLAESYADRLSLFFLPAVIGLTRVLWPLVWPIYALERGLLARALSSADEDDSPTPEEEIMTLVDQTDSEELEEEEREIIRSVFEFGDTVVREIMTPRINIEGLRTGNTVAECVEKVQRSTHSRFPVYEETVDNIAGVVHVKDLLRLFASGEESRPVSDIVKKLSAVPETMPINDLLRQMREQHFHMALVVDEYGGTAGIVCMEDIIEELIGEIRDEYDLAEKDILKCSDGTALVKASLAVADLNEELGLNIPESDEYDSIGGYVLNELGSIPPAGTKVAAPGLEITVQNATPRRIHTLLLTPVQEKD; this comes from the coding sequence ATGAACGAAATCAACTTCAACCACCTCGCAGGCAGTATCGCCGCGCTCCTTCTGGCCGCTCTATGGGCCGTTCTTTTTGCCGCTTTCCGCGAAACCGGTAATGCGGGCATCAGCCGCCTCGCCGAAAAAAAACCACAAGCCGAAAAGGCTCTTGAAAGCTGGTCGGGACGATGGAACCTGCTGCGTACGACACTTCGTTTCTGCCTGACGCTCTGTGAAATCACCGCCATCTATTTCGCTTTTCACACCTTCAAACTCTCGCTGGCCGTCGAGTGGATCGGCCTGATGCTGGTAATGACACCGCTCTACCTGATTTTCATCCGTGTCATTCCTTTCGTGCTGGCCGAAAGCTACGCTGACCGCCTTTCTCTCTTTTTCCTTCCGGCGGTTATCGGCCTGACCCGCGTTCTCTGGCCGCTGGTCTGGCCCATCTACGCGCTGGAACGCGGCCTCCTCGCCCGCGCTCTTTCCTCCGCCGACGAAGACGACAGTCCCACGCCGGAAGAAGAAATTATGACGCTCGTCGATCAGACCGACTCCGAAGAGCTGGAAGAAGAAGAACGCGAAATCATCCGCAGCGTTTTTGAATTCGGCGACACCGTCGTCCGAGAAATCATGACGCCGCGCATCAATATCGAAGGGCTGCGCACCGGCAATACCGTCGCCGAGTGCGTTGAAAAAGTACAGCGCTCGACCCATTCCCGCTTTCCGGTTTACGAAGAAACCGTCGACAACATTGCCGGTGTCGTACACGTCAAAGACCTATTGCGGCTCTTCGCCAGCGGCGAAGAATCCCGCCCGGTCAGCGACATCGTCAAAAAACTCAGCGCCGTTCCGGAAACCATGCCGATCAACGACCTCCTGCGCCAGATGCGCGAACAGCACTTCCACATGGCGCTCGTCGTTGACGAATACGGCGGCACCGCCGGGATTGTCTGCATGGAAGATATTATCGAGGAGCTCATCGGTGAAATCCGCGACGAATACGACCTTGCCGAAAAAGACATTCTGAAATGCTCTGACGGCACCGCGCTGGTCAAAGCCAGCCTCGCCGTCGCCGACCTCAACGAAGAACTCGGACTGAACATTCCCGAGAGCGACGAATACGATTCCATCGGCGGCTATGTTCTAAACGAACTCGGCAGTATTCCGCCTGCCGGAACCAAAGTCGCCGCGCCCGGCCTCGAAATCACCGTCCAGAACGCCACGCCGCGCCGCATCCATACGTTGCTGCTCACGCCGGTTCAGGAAAAGGACTAG
- the ybeY gene encoding rRNA maturation RNase YbeY, translating to MKTVLINRQKRRISLSAIRRLTAKLAAALEASDPDTVWQEVTLLLTDDSGITQYNREFFGKDRATDVISFRSEPFPGEDGVTGDLIVNVERAALEGPNHDGIKAELALYIAHGFNHLSGADDNTPAKRAAMRRTEMRRLAELQPEIKNLIVG from the coding sequence ATGAAAACCGTTCTAATAAACCGGCAGAAACGCCGGATCAGCCTGTCGGCAATCCGCCGGCTGACCGCTAAACTGGCCGCCGCGCTGGAAGCCTCCGATCCGGATACCGTCTGGCAGGAAGTCACGCTTCTGCTGACGGACGATTCCGGCATTACGCAGTACAACCGCGAATTTTTTGGCAAAGACCGCGCCACCGATGTCATCAGTTTCCGCAGTGAACCGTTTCCCGGCGAAGACGGCGTCACTGGAGACCTGATCGTCAACGTCGAGCGCGCCGCACTGGAAGGCCCGAACCACGACGGCATCAAAGCCGAACTGGCTCTCTACATCGCTCACGGCTTCAACCATCTGTCCGGTGCCGACGACAACACGCCCGCCAAACGCGCCGCCATGCGCCGTACAGAAATGCGGAGGCTTGCGGAGTTGCAACCGGAAATCAAAAATCTGATAGTGGGCTGA